In the genome of Ensifer sp. WSM1721, the window CATCGAATAGCCGCGAACGGAAAAGGCGGCCGCGTCCTGAGCGTCGAAGGCTGCGGGGCTCATCATCTTGTTCATTTCCAATCTCCGGAATCTGTGGAACCGGCTTGCGCCTGTAGTTGTTCTCTGTTCGTTCCTATATTATCTGGCTGTCATGGTCGAGACGATCGGAGAAGCATTCAGCCTTGGCTGGCAGTTGCGGGCGCGCTGCGCATATGGCAACCGCGAGGGTTTGAAGTCCGTCCGACAGTGCGTCTGGACCTATGATCTCGACATGCTCACGCTGGTCGCGACGCGCGGCCGAGACTTCCCGCTCTCGATGGTCGCCAGTCGGCTTCGCTGTCCGCGGTGCGGATCAAGAACGGTGTCCGTCGTGTTCATGCCTCCGTCGCAGGGAGACAGGCGAAGGGGAGCGGCGTGAGACACGCAAAGGTCTGCTAACCCCTTTGTGCAGCTATTGCTAATGAACGACATCGATTACGATCTCCGTTCGTGGCAAGAACAAAATCGAAGAAGCCTACCGACAAACCGCCGCCGGATCCTATGCCGGCACGCGTAGATCCCTGCCTCGCTATGCTCGTCGACAAGCCACCGAAGGGGCCCGATTGGGCCTTCGAGGTGAAATGGGACGGCTACCGCCTCGCCGTTCATATCGAGCCCGGTCGAGTGCGCATCATCACGCGCGGCGGCTACGACTGGACCGATCGTTTCCCAACGATCGCCGACGACGCACGGCGGCTTGCGGTGAAGACGGCCATCCTCGACGGCGAGGCTGTCGTGCTCGACGACAAGGGCCGATCGGACTTCGGCATGCTGCAGCGCGCTCTCGGGCGGCTGCCGTCTGCTGTCGAAGCTGGCGCCATCGTCCTTTATGCGTTCGATCTCCTCTATCTCGACGGCCGCGATCTGCGCCGGCTGCCGCAGCGCGAACGCCGTCGACTGCTGGAGCCGATCGTCGCCGGCCGGGAAGGGGCGGTTCGGCTCTCGGAAGAGGTTCAGGCGGACGGGGAGGAGTTTCTCCGCGTCGCCTGCGCGCACGGCCTCGAAGGCATCATCGCGAAACACCGCGAGAAGCCCTATCGCTCCGGTCGGAATGATTCGTGGCGGAAGATCACCTGCACCAGGCGCGACAGCTTCGTGATCGTGGGCTTCGAGCCTTCGACGGTACCCGGCGCGATCGGCCGGCTACTGCTGGCGGCGAGGAAGGGCGGCGAGCTGGTCTATGTCGGCGGCTGCGGGACAGGCTGGAGCCGACAGGAATCGGTGAAGCTGCGCGAGCTCCTCGAGGAGATCGTGACGAAGTCGCCGGCGGTGAGCCTCCGGCGGAAGAATGCCGTCTTCACCGGGCCAGTGCTTGTCGCAGAGGTCGAATATCGCGCCTGGACCGACGACGGGAAGCTGCGGCATCCGTCGTTCAAGGGGATCAGGGAGCGGGCGGACGATGCGTCCGTTTTCGAGCTTCCTTGACCTTCGAATTTTGCACTACTGTTTGCACTACAAAATGCGTCGATCATGGTCCTAAGCGGTTGATTTTACGTCAGCGTGGTAGCGGCTCGAACCCACCCAACCGTACCATTTTCTTCCCAAAATCTCACACGAATATCTGATGCTCCGCCGTCACCAGTTCCTGTAGGAATGAGACGACCGTGCGCACGCGCACGAGTTCGCGCGCGCTTTCATGATAGGTCGTCCAATAGGCGCGGCGGATCGTCGTTTCGGGCAAAAGGCGGGTGAGTTCCGGATATTGCCGGGCGATGTAGTTGTGCAGGATGCCGATGCCGGCGCTGGAGCGGACGGCCTCAGTCTGCCCGGTGGCGCTGGAGATCTCGAAGGAGGCGTCCCAGCTGCGCATGATCTCGGCCGAAAAATTGAGCGAGGGCGTGAAGATCAGGTCCTCGACATAGCCGATGCGGCGATGGTTCTTGAGATCGTCGATCGTCTTGGGTGTGCCGTAGCGGGCGAGATAATCTGCCGATGCGTAGAGCCCGAGTGTATAATCGGTAAGCTTGGATGAAACGAGCCGGCCCTGTTCCGGACGTTCGATGGTGATCGCTATGTCGGCCTCGCGTTGCGACAGCGAGAAGGAACGCGGAACCGGAACGAGTTGGAGCTTCAGCTCCGGGTGGCGCGCCGTAAGCGCCCCAAGACGCGGCGCCAGAAAGGAGACGCCGAAGCCGTCGGGCGCGCCGATGCGCACCGTGCCTGCTATCGCCGTGTCGATCCGCCCGATCTGCGATTGCGCGGCGAGCATTTCGGTTTCCATGCGCTCGGCGGCGGCGAGGAAGACCTCGCCCTCGGCGGTCAGTTCGCAGCCGTTGGGGCGCCGGATGAGGAGTCTCGTTTTCAGCGTTTCCTCGAGCGCCGTCACGCGCCGGCTGAGCGTCGCATGGTTGAGGCCGAGCCTTTTGGAAGCGGCGAGGATCTGGCCCGTTCGCGCGACCGTGAGAAACACCCTGACATCGTCCCAGTCCATGCCAATGCTCCAATGGGCTTTAATTTTTGCACAACGGTTCCTGAATTTCGGAAATTGATTTGTTGAAATCGTAGTGCGATCATGCGCTCAAGATCAAGACAGGAGGAGACCCATGTACGAAATCGGTCATTTCATCGACGGCAAGCGCGTCACCGGCAAGAGCGGACGCGTCAGCAACATCTTCAACCCGGCAACGGGCGAAGTTCAGGGCACCGTGGCGCTAGCGAGCGATGCGGAGCTGGCCGCCGCCGTCGAAAGCGCGAAGGCTGCACAGCCGAAGTGGGCCGCCACCAACCCGCAGCGCCGCGCCCGCGTCTTCATGAAGTTCGTCCAACTCCTGAACGAGAACATGAACGAACTTGCCGAGATGCTCTCGCGCGAGCACGGCAAGACCATCGACGACGCCAAGGGTGATGTCGTTCGCGGCCTCGAAGTCTGCGAATTCGTCATCGGCATTCCGCATCTTCAGAAGAGCGAATTCACCGAAGGCGCCGGCCCCGGCATCGACATGTATTCGATCCGCCAGCCGGTCGGCATCGGCGCAGGGATCACGCCGTTCAACTTCCCGGCCATGATCCCGATGTGGATG includes:
- the ligD gene encoding non-homologous end-joining DNA ligase produces the protein MPARVDPCLAMLVDKPPKGPDWAFEVKWDGYRLAVHIEPGRVRIITRGGYDWTDRFPTIADDARRLAVKTAILDGEAVVLDDKGRSDFGMLQRALGRLPSAVEAGAIVLYAFDLLYLDGRDLRRLPQRERRRLLEPIVAGREGAVRLSEEVQADGEEFLRVACAHGLEGIIAKHREKPYRSGRNDSWRKITCTRRDSFVIVGFEPSTVPGAIGRLLLAARKGGELVYVGGCGTGWSRQESVKLRELLEEIVTKSPAVSLRRKNAVFTGPVLVAEVEYRAWTDDGKLRHPSFKGIRERADDASVFELP
- a CDS encoding LysR family transcriptional regulator; translation: MDWDDVRVFLTVARTGQILAASKRLGLNHATLSRRVTALEETLKTRLLIRRPNGCELTAEGEVFLAAAERMETEMLAAQSQIGRIDTAIAGTVRIGAPDGFGVSFLAPRLGALTARHPELKLQLVPVPRSFSLSQREADIAITIERPEQGRLVSSKLTDYTLGLYASADYLARYGTPKTIDDLKNHRRIGYVEDLIFTPSLNFSAEIMRSWDASFEISSATGQTEAVRSSAGIGILHNYIARQYPELTRLLPETTIRRAYWTTYHESARELVRVRTVVSFLQELVTAEHQIFV